The Microtus ochrogaster isolate Prairie Vole_2 unplaced genomic scaffold, MicOch1.0 UNK46, whole genome shotgun sequence genomic sequence NNNNNNNNNNNNNNNNNNNNNNNNNNNNNNNNNNNNNNNNNNNNNNNNNNNNNNNNNNNNNNNNNNNNNNNNNNNNNNNNNNNNNNNNNNNNNNNNNNNNNNNNNNNNNNNNNNNNNNNNNNNNNNNNNNNNNNNNNNNNNNNNNNNNNNNNNNNNNNNNNNNNNNNNNNNNNNNNNNNNNNNNNNNNNNNNNNNNNNNNNNNNNNNNNNNNNNNNNNNNNNNNNNNNNNNNNNNNNNNNNNNNNNNNNNNNNNNNNNNNNNNNNNNNNNNNNNNNNNNNNNNNNNNNNNNNNNNNNNNNNNNNNNNNNNNNNNNNNNNNNNNNNNNNNNNNNNNNNNNNNNNNNNNNNNNNNNNNNNNNNNNNNNNNNNNNNNNNNNNNNNNNNNNNNNNNNNNNNNNNNNNNNNNNNNNNNNNNNNNNNNNNNNNNNNNNNNNNNNNNNNNNNNNNNNNNNNNNNNNNNNNNNNNNNNNNNNNNNNNNNNNNNNNNNNNNNNNNNNNNNNNNNNNNNNNNNNNNNNNNNNNNNNNNNNNNNNNNNNNNNNNNNNNNNNNNNNNNNNNNNNNNNNNNNNNNNNNNNNNNNNNNNNNNNNNNNNNNNNNNNNNNNNNNNNNNNNNNNNNNNNNNNNNNNNNNNNNNNNNNNNNNNNNNNNNNNNNNNNNNNNNNNNNNNNNNNNNNNNNNNNNNNNNNNNNNNNNNNNNNNNNNNNNNNNNNNNNNNNNNNNNNNNNNNNNNNNNNNNNNNNNNNNNNNNNNNNNNNNNNNNNNNNNNNNNgaccggtgctcacagattattagagatgggttgatcgggatatcagaattagccaataagggctagagctaaagggccaagcagtgtttaaaagaatacagtttctgtgtaattatttcgggtaaagctagccatgcgggcggccagggtgctggggacgcagccccgctgctcctaacaCAACATATGGACACCAACCAATGAGTTATCAAAATAGTTTAGTGATTAAGGAGTAAAGACACggtctcttctttttaaaaactcaaattcCAATGAGGAGAAATTGGTATGATGCCCagagaaaagcagacaggaaaaTGTCAGAAAGTTGTAAGAGCCAAgagacaataaaacaataaagagaaaacaggTCAGGTGTGTGCCGAAAGGAGCAGGATTTAGTGTGAGCCATTAGAGTTGCTCTCACTGAGAAAGTGGCCTTCAAATAACCTTGACCAACAGAGATGGCTTGGTCAGGGAAtgtagaagggaaagaggaatttGACTCCTTGAGAATTTAGAGAGAACACCACTTTGCTGCAATATTGTGAGCAAGGTAGTAAGCAATGAGCAATAAGCTCAAGGTTTGCAGGAggtttgtatgtatttgtgtgttctaGGATTCTATCCAAGGTAAATCATAAATATATGTTGACTTAATTGTCtatttacataataataaaattgtataGGCTTTTATCATAATTTCTAGACAGGGAGAATGTAGCATtgttcaaaataaacaaaagatgtTGAAATTAGTGATTAGAGGGCCGTATGGAGaggagccagcaagatggttcatgGGGAAAGGTGCTTACTCGCAAGTCTGCTGACCTGTATTTGATttccaggacctacatggtggaaggagacaaccAATTTCCTAAAGTTGTCCTCTTTCCTACATTCACATACATTGTGGTatgtaaattctttctttctttctttctttctttctttctctctctctctctctctctctctctctctctctctctctcacacacacacacacacacacacatacaataaattctaaattttaaaaaattaaggagaGACAGAGCCATATTGAATAACACAACTCTTGATGAAATAAGGTCATTTGCCTACAATGCCATTAGAAGGGTGGAGCCTCATTGTATGACATTAGAATTGCCTTGTGATCTACAATGTACCTGATTTGTGGAGATTCATAGGTCAAAAAGATACCAAAAATATCCTTGATGTAAATATTCtaatcataaaataatgaaaggatAAATTTATTCtcaaagcacaaaaaaaaatcaaccaatttacacacacacacacacacacacacacacacacacacatgcacaaagggagagagagagagagagagagagagagagagagagagagagagagattagtcACATATGACTGGCAGCTACAACCCGCAGTGGTGTAGTCAGGCAACTTGTGTTCAACAAGAAATATGGGACTCAAAACTTTATGCAATGCCTTCTAGATGAGTTTCCAGGGACTTACATATTCTTGGGAAAAATTGAGCTATCTTCCCACATCCAGTCCTTATCAGAGTTCTGGCGTGATAATCCAATCCAACGGGCCGAAGTGATCCTGTTTGTGATATATTCCTATTGCAAACAAATCCATACTGTGGTAAGTGTCTGCACAGCACTACACATTGGCAGCAACACAACTTCACAAGAAGCAAATTATGGAATTATGCAGCTATGTTGATACTAATGGGTTATATTTCATGTCTAGGATTTTGCTAATCTGTTTTGagatattaaaaacatttatagagccatgagaaattgtattaaacagctatttttctatttttgctgggattttataattcatttttctatttcctatcaGTTCAAGATTGGAGTCCCAGAGAGACATGATTCAAGCCGGGGTGAATGCACCAACTACAGATGACAGGAAGCAAAGTGCTCTTGAGAAGCTTTGCATTTCCTGAAATTAAGTTCTTGGATTTTATCGATTATCTTATACATGgaaatattaatttgttttagttGGATGGATAAAGGGAACTATACATGTGTTTCTTAAAGGAATTAGTAAACAACGTGCATCTACCTTTCCAAGTTTTCATCAtcctatgctttctttctccttttggatAGATTCTAACTGTGTAGGTCAGACTGGCTCCAAACATGTGGTCCTAGCCTCAGTTATGACTacaaaagcatgtaccaccacatctggctctgaTTTACTTTTTCCTACCTAGTTATAACTTGCTTTTTGTTAGTTAgtttgctccattttttttttttttttttgagacagggtttttctatgtatggaacatccttagctgtcctggaactcaccctgtagaccaggctggcctcaaattcagagatctgcccataTCTGCCTGTCAAGTTGGAATTAAAGGCTGCCCAACtactcttaataaaaaaaaaagtttttgtgtATTGGCTTTACTATACATAGATTAGGTCCTGGAGTGGTTCCAGTACACGTGAATTGACTATTAGATGAATGGACAGtctcttagaaagaaaagcaaaaggcaacCAAATGTTCACTATGCCCTTGTATATCCCACAACAGTAGGCAAGAATCCACTCTTGGAAtgtaataatagcaataaaaaatgGTTTGAGCTTCTGGACAGACATGTGACTCTCAGAATAACACTCCATAGAAGACACTTGTGAGTCTAACTTCCCTAAAGTGTGAGCCACCCACCACCTTTCCATTAATCCATCAATCGctgatcttttctttaaaacatatccATATAGACATAAATCTACACTGCCAAAGATATCTCTCCTTTGGACTTGATGGGAAAATCCAACTAATAtttaaccttaatttttttctcaaaaagtaATATTGCTTCTTTGTTATGTTACAGATTTTCGAGTGGTACTGGCCTGTAGTAATCAGAGCCATGGTAAGTTTCACGTCTGCAGTTAATCCTTTTATAATGGAGTTGGCGTGCTAGAACTCACGTGTTTTGACTGAGTAAATTTATTTagtgaacttgtttttttttttgtttgtttctttggttggttttgtttttgttttttgagacagagtttctctgcgtagctctggttgttctggaactcattctgtagaccaggctggacttgaactcagagatccacctgcctctgcttccctgagtgttggggttaatggcatgcactaccaccacccggcttagtgaatttaaattttatacttcTCTGTGAACCTGGGCTTACAGCATAGGATAGAAGGTCATGTAGACTGGAATCAGTGTGGTGGGAGCATCCCTTCTGACTTGTCCTGCCTGACCCACTGTCCACTTGTGCTGTTATGGAGGCACACACAATCCAATCTTAACAAAACACTCTAGTGATATTTTGGAAAATGACAGTATTGAATGTTTAAGCTCTATATTTGTTGTCAAGCTTCCTAAATTTCTCAGAAGAGCACCAACTACAAGCCAttaagaaacacaagaaaaaaagaaaaacaaacaagcagattcATTGCTTCCTTTGAGAGCTTTCTCCTTCAAGTCCCAAATGTTCGACATTGGACCCTCCTTACCACAGTCTTCTGGCTGGCAGCCTTCACAAGCGTTGCATTCTGCTCAGTACAAAACTGCTTGCTCTCGTCCCACGTTAGGTTACGTCTAAAGAACCCATAGCAGCTGTCTCCATGGTATCTCCACTTTGTGGCACAGGGGCTGCACTTGTGTTCTGAAAGGGAGACCGAGTTTGGGACTGTCAGAATCTGGCAGAAGCTTTTCCCAGGTGCAGCATTCCTGCTCAGGTTGGCCTCCCTCCCGTTACCATGACAGACGCacagggcttggagagatgacATTTCCAAGCCAGACTTACCGACCGCATTCTTTGTCTTGAGCTCTGATTGTTTAATCAACTCTTGGCAGACTTTCTTGGCCAGTTGTTGCAGAGTGGCCGAGAGACTTGCCTTGTCAGCTAGCAGGTACTTTTGCTGTGTGACTGCTAGATGTAGAGAGGAGATAAATTACCCCTGGGTCTCAGGGTAGAAAGATGATGGCAGGATTCGCCGGTGAACTTTCATGTCTATAAGCCTGCCAGTAGTTGAAAAGTTCACCGGATACACAAAAATCAATGAATagtgaaaaatgaaatatgaagaaCCAAACGAGGGCTGCATGAAAGAGCATGTGAATTAACTGAGGATGAGAAAGTCCTGAGGCGAAAACACGTCACTAAGCAGCTGTTCTGATAGTTCCTAAGTGGGCTTCACAGAGATGAGAGAAGCCTTACGTTTGCATTCCATTCTGCATATAATAATGAATTAATCCATCTAGGGATGTGTGGGCGGATGGCTGTCCTAACTGTGTAGAAGTTTATTGAAATGCATGGACTTTCAGTCTGCTTAGTTCAGCTGTGTGGtttcttattttaagtttttataaaaatggtttaaaattttaattaacttaaTAGAACATGAGAAAAGAATACATATTGTTATTATGgtgtttaaaatgctttttatatccatttaaataaaattaaataaagttttctaaaatctattaaaacaagaaaataaatgagttagCAGCATACATTATGGCTTGACCTCATAAAGTCTTATGATTAGCTATTCATGAATAGAAAACCAGtgcttcagccgggcggtggtggcgcacgcctttaatctcagcactcgggagaggcaggcgggtctctgtgagttcgagaccagcctggtctaNNNNNNNNNNNNNNNNNNNNNNNNNNNNNNNNNNNNNNNNNNNNNNNNNNNNNNNNNNNNNNNNNNNNNNNNNNNNNNNNNNNNNNNNNNNNNNNNNNNNaaaaaaaaaaaaaaaaaaaaaaaaaaaaaaaagaaaagaaaagaaaagaaaaccagtgcTTCAGTAAATAAAATGGGATGGGACAGATTTTATGTACAGAGACTAGAACAAACAAAGTtccacacagaaagacacagctTTACTGATGAAATTAGTAAAGTTCTGGATTGCCTTTGCCTTAGATTaagcaaggcagagagggagaaagaaagacagcttTAATCCATACTGAGTGTCTCAAATGCATTCTGAAAAATTTTAactaaggaaaaaattaaaaggagcGCTCCCTTCTGAGTTTTCCTTTACTGGGACAATTGGAGTAGGTGACAAACAGATGTGACAATTAGGAAGCTTAGTAGAATATGCCAGGAACTCCTGGGTACTGCTTTCCTCAGATCAAAGCCCTGGCAAGGAGCCAATACTTACACATGATGCCCAGAGCCACGAGCCCAACAACCAGCCCCACGGATGAGATCAGCAGAATTAAAGTCATCACACGCCACCAAGAAGAAGCAGAGTCAGCTGTGGGAGCACAGTAAAGATGTGAAAGAGAAGACAGTCAGGCCACCCTGTCCTTCTCGGGATTTTTGAACTATCATAACCAGTATTGCAAGCTGTGACTGAGAGAGCAAACTTACAGCCCCACACTTGGGTcacggaggcagaaggatcaggagttcaaagccagcttttgctacatagcaaattcaatgCAAGtttaggctacatgagaccatgtgtCAAAACACAACTGAActtgggctagtgagatggtttAACAGGTAAAGTACTCATCACCGCATACACCTGACAGACTGGGCTTGATTCCTAAAATgcagggtggaaggaaagaacctacTTCTGAAAATTGCCCACTGATCTCCACAGGGCACATGTATACCTGCTAACACGCgcacttacacatgcacacagcatgaGCTCtcaagtgcacacatgtatacacattcacacacagacacacattcacacacatataattaaagcaacaacaaaaacaatattgttggatattttgcctgcattccCTTGGTGTCCATCCTCAAAAGAATAGCCTACTTTACACCTTTCATCCGTCTCTCTTCCCCATAGACTATTCACtgtatattctaaaatataatttccaGGGCcacatgtatttctctttctctcccctctccgcATCCTCATTCACATAAACAATGACTTCCATTGGAGACTAGTGGAGAATTGGATCTTCTGGTGAATTtaaaatttgagatttttttttaaaaagttaaaaacattttattttatattttgcataaatatttatttacaaaagtttgcataataaataaaattatggcCCAATCACTTTATAtcattttaaagagaagaaaaattaaaaaggtcaCATTAAAAAGTCCTTCCCTCtataatattttttgaaaaaaatctcatttttttctaagcGTGTTCAGTGACTACTCACTCGTGCCCAGTCATATGAATGacaatggaatttaaaatgtgaagGCATTTGTCAGACATTTGAGTATTCAAACTGTCATTCCCTTTGTCCCACCAGCTGCTAAGCCCCAGCATTACATACTAATAGTCTTAGGACAACatccctttttctatttttgcagCCTGCATTCTAACCATGTCTGCAAAAGCCTCTGTAGGCCCCACTTATTTGCTTCAGAGACAGAATATcattcaggaaaacacaaataaaattaagccCCCTGTCActaggagagagaaggggaaggtaGTAGTGACCTACTAATGTCCACATTGCTGAATGAGCCTTCTTACCTGAGCTGAGAGTTGGCTTTCGGGGCTTAATGTTTAAAGTGATATATCCGTCTTCATCCTGCATGGCTCCCCTTGAACTGCAAATGAGCTCAGAGTTCAGAGACTTTGCAGAACTTGCCCAGTGTCCACTCTTATCATTTCAGTGCCTGCCAGAGTGTGTTCCCCTCTCCTGGTGGTGTAGATTCATGTTCATGGGGAcgactgggttttgttttgttttgccttgttttccaGGAAGCCCTTTCATGGACGTTCCGAGATACGTGGACTTgaacctaaaaacaaaaataataataacttgtgGTGAAAGGGTAGAACTGGGGCTCATTTCCTGCTTTCTTATCTTCAGTTCTGAGTGAAGGGATGTTCCACCATGAGTATCCTGTTAAAGAACAAAAAAGTTCACACTTCATCTTAACCCTAGGAAAGTTCAAACAATGTCACTTCAGTGAACTGATTCCTTATAAAAACCCATGGGTTAAAAATAACTGGATATACAGCACATCATACAGTGACATCAAATCTAATATCAAATTATTAGATctgatgttaaaaataaatgcttatagTCCTACATTAAAAGGAATCACTTCTCATTATGGCCTAGAATTCACTCAGAGTCTAGCATCTAATATaatcagtttattttttattttttaaaaaaggattgaAGATTCCACATGGGATAAACCCAAGATTGCTTAGTCCTAggcactgaaggaaaaaaaatccaataatatAACTTGTGACAATATATTTTCCTTAGATAATATTTCActtcaaaatgaattttttagattaaaaaatatctaaatttcAATGATATTCTTTGATTTTGAACGTGATTTTGCTCAGCAAAAGGGGGTTGCTTTCCTAAAGCTCTTTCAATCACAATGTGATGAACATTCCATCACTCAGCTCTAAGGAAACGGGCTTTAAAGAATTACATTGGCTTATACTGACACCGGCCACAGAAGCACGTTACAGAGCTAGCCAAGATGGTGTGAGTGTTGCTGCTTTTAACATTAGGATAGCGCTTTTGTGATCTTATAGCAGGTAACAGTAAAGCATCCTGCTTTCATGCCCCTGACACTTGACGTTTGTCT encodes the following:
- the Clec1b gene encoding C-type lectin domain family 1 member B, coding for MQDEDGYITLNIKPRKPTLSSADSASSWWRVMTLILLISSVGLVVGLVALGIMSVTQQKYLLADKASLSATLQQLAKKVCQELIKQSELKTKNAVEHKCSPCATKWRYHGDSCYGFFRRNLTWDESKQFCTEQNATLVKAASQKTVEYITNRITSARWIGLSRQNSDKDWMWEDSSIFPKNMIGLSGNTGENMNCAYLYNGKIHPASCEDRNYLMCERKAGLTRVDQLL